Proteins co-encoded in one Pseudomonas beijingensis genomic window:
- a CDS encoding metallophosphoesterase, translated as MSLLHHWEHEFDKVKVRLHGLVTRLEMSWKKLVNDLEPEEFQAIVKLLQRGHDQARHVIEHGDLPDDEPAVPWELSHGLSILKIGNATPLPQSEDELPTRVLKDGTLLGCRKWELLDLLWSEALLKWIENLRHHAPFATNPALVKMDSDVVLAIAGDWGTGPFDSHAPAVAVANQMQLALADFTIHLGDVYYAGTHSQEDVDMVGWPQGKHGSFTLNSNHEMYSGAHGYFKELSKRFPVQQGTSYFALYNDDWLVVGLDSAYASDAMNLYMDGTLNTQQIEWMKTLPKRKKLMVLSHHQGFDISGHNKTALYQPVCDALGREPDYWYWGHLHNGICYAPQGGLHARCAGHGAIPYGTTSELNGHARVLWSETQLAGDEAYPQRVLNGYVKVRLKGEEIVETFYGEDGSVRWSSQ; from the coding sequence ATGTCATTACTGCACCATTGGGAACATGAGTTCGACAAGGTCAAGGTCCGCCTGCACGGGTTGGTCACGCGTCTGGAAATGTCCTGGAAAAAACTCGTCAACGACCTGGAACCCGAGGAGTTCCAGGCCATCGTCAAGCTGCTGCAGCGAGGCCACGACCAGGCCCGGCACGTCATCGAACATGGCGACCTGCCGGACGACGAACCGGCCGTGCCCTGGGAGTTGTCCCACGGCTTGTCGATCCTCAAGATCGGCAATGCCACGCCCTTGCCGCAAAGCGAGGACGAACTGCCGACCCGGGTGCTCAAGGACGGCACCTTGCTCGGCTGTCGCAAATGGGAACTGCTGGACCTGCTGTGGAGCGAGGCGTTGCTCAAGTGGATCGAGAACCTGCGCCATCACGCGCCGTTCGCCACCAACCCGGCGCTGGTGAAAATGGACAGCGACGTGGTGCTGGCCATCGCTGGCGACTGGGGCACCGGGCCGTTCGACAGCCACGCGCCGGCGGTGGCGGTGGCCAACCAGATGCAATTGGCCCTGGCCGATTTCACCATCCACCTGGGCGATGTGTATTACGCCGGCACCCATTCCCAGGAAGACGTCGACATGGTCGGCTGGCCCCAAGGCAAGCACGGCTCGTTCACCCTCAATTCCAACCACGAGATGTACAGCGGGGCCCACGGCTATTTCAAGGAACTGTCCAAGCGTTTCCCGGTGCAGCAAGGCACCAGCTACTTTGCCTTGTACAACGACGACTGGCTGGTGGTCGGCCTGGACAGCGCCTACGCCTCGGATGCGATGAACCTGTACATGGACGGTACCCTCAACACCCAGCAGATCGAGTGGATGAAAACCCTGCCCAAGCGCAAGAAACTGATGGTGCTCAGTCATCACCAGGGCTTCGATATTTCCGGGCACAACAAGACTGCGCTTTACCAACCGGTGTGCGATGCCCTGGGGCGCGAGCCGGATTACTGGTATTGGGGGCATTTGCACAACGGCATCTGCTACGCGCCCCAAGGCGGGTTGCACGCGCGCTGTGCCGGACATGGAGCGATCCCTTACGGCACCACCAGCGAGCTGAACGGGCATGCCCGGGTGCTGTGGTCGGAGACTCAGTTGGCGGGGGACGAGGCGTATCCGCAGCGGGTGTTGAACGGGTATGTGAAGGTGCGGCTGAAGGGGGAGGAGATTGTCGAGACGTTTTATGGGGAGGATGGTTCGGTGCGGTGGTCTTCACAGTAA
- a CDS encoding GMC oxidoreductase: MTRISTPISDIQEHYDVIVIGSGYGGGIAASRLSRAGRKVCLLERGREMQPGEYPNTLLAATEELQVHDPDGHIGSRTGLFDLHVNAQQNVVVGCGLGGTSLINANVALEPEPGVFEDLRWPQAVRDHQDTLLKDGYARAREMLKPNPYPASEPNLPKLDAHKKSADYLKQGAHFYKPPINVTFDKLPNNPNHVGVEQLPCNGCGDCVSGCNNKAKNTTLMNYLPDAWNHGAEIFCQAEVRHLERDGDGWIVHFQYLDSGRELFSAPTLFVRADIVVVSAGTLGSTEIMLRSRAKGLSMSNQLGEHMSGNGDILGFGHNCDQVINGIGFGAHSAKELEPVGPCITSIIDMRTEGDWRSRMVIEEGSIPGALGQAMVPSMAAFAEMIGVPTDTGFGASLKYKGREAESFLRGPYHGALHNMQTYLIMSHDNAKGRMLLDNKDQLRIDWPGVGEQENVTLGNERLHQSTKALGGIWVENPIWTKLLKHSIVSVHPLGGCVMGEDATQGVVNHKGQVFSGASGTDVYPGLYVTDGAVIPTSLAVNPLLTISAVSERNMGLLAADRGWIIDYTLPSAPRKAVAPPTLGVQFTETMKGYFSTAFTQAQGTDLSLYEAAAKRGKADNSPIEFTLTITAADLNRLIKEPEHAATLVGTLDAPLLSPQPLVASNGVFNLFEQYQEQVGVRHMNYDMKLTAEDGSDYYFSAFKTVPEDNGVLNVWHDTSTLYVTLYRGPDKTGAVIGSGVMHILPADFAKQMTTMKVLNARNERERVEALARFGKFFAGILWESYGGVFAGDVYFNPDAPPRLKRPLDAPAPVVHFFPTDDNVELRLTRYQAGTKGPVMLVHGLGVGSNIFSTDTIHTNLLEYLCKHEYDVWLLDLRVSILLPASKNEWNGDQVAQYDFKAAIEQIQQATLARDVQCVVHCYGATTFFMSMLAGLQGVRSVVCSQIAADTVVATATGLKAGLHLPGMLDAIGIKSLTAYADTKESWFNKLYDKALNGYARIEAQGYCTNPVCHRITFMYASLYRHDTLNETLHDNLHELFGESNIQTFEHLALIVRKGHLVDFKGNDVYMPHFDRLKLPICFISGADNQCYLPQSTLKTYERLCEMHGPQLFSRHEVPGYGHIDCMFGKDAVVNVYPIILEHLEKTALG, encoded by the coding sequence ATGACACGGATCTCAACCCCCATCAGTGATATCCAGGAACACTACGACGTGATCGTCATCGGTTCCGGCTACGGTGGCGGCATTGCTGCCTCGCGCCTGTCCCGGGCCGGACGCAAGGTGTGCCTGCTGGAGCGTGGCCGGGAAATGCAGCCCGGCGAATACCCCAACACCCTGCTGGCGGCCACCGAAGAACTGCAAGTCCATGATCCCGACGGTCACATTGGTTCGCGCACCGGCCTGTTCGACCTGCACGTCAACGCCCAGCAGAACGTGGTGGTCGGTTGTGGCCTGGGCGGTACGTCGCTGATCAATGCCAACGTTGCGCTGGAGCCTGAGCCTGGCGTGTTCGAGGACCTGCGTTGGCCGCAGGCGGTACGGGACCACCAGGACACGTTGCTCAAGGACGGCTACGCCCGGGCCCGGGAGATGCTCAAGCCCAACCCCTATCCGGCGTCGGAGCCGAACCTGCCCAAGCTCGACGCCCATAAGAAGTCAGCCGATTACCTCAAGCAAGGCGCGCATTTCTACAAGCCGCCGATCAACGTGACCTTCGACAAGTTGCCCAACAACCCCAACCACGTCGGCGTCGAACAGTTGCCCTGCAACGGCTGCGGCGATTGCGTCTCGGGCTGTAACAACAAGGCCAAGAACACCACGCTGATGAACTACCTGCCGGATGCCTGGAACCACGGCGCGGAGATTTTCTGCCAGGCCGAGGTGCGGCACCTGGAGCGCGACGGCGACGGCTGGATCGTGCACTTCCAATACCTGGACAGCGGCCGCGAGCTGTTCTCGGCGCCCACGTTGTTCGTGCGGGCCGATATCGTGGTGGTGTCCGCCGGCACCCTGGGCTCCACCGAAATCATGTTGCGCTCGCGGGCCAAGGGCTTGTCCATGTCCAACCAGTTGGGCGAGCACATGAGCGGCAATGGCGACATCCTCGGCTTCGGCCACAACTGCGACCAGGTCATCAACGGCATCGGCTTTGGTGCCCATTCGGCCAAGGAGCTGGAACCGGTGGGGCCGTGCATCACCTCGATCATCGACATGCGCACCGAAGGCGACTGGCGCAGCCGCATGGTCATCGAGGAAGGTTCGATTCCCGGCGCCCTCGGCCAGGCCATGGTGCCGAGCATGGCGGCGTTTGCCGAAATGATCGGCGTGCCCACCGATACCGGCTTCGGTGCCAGCCTCAAGTACAAGGGCCGCGAAGCCGAGAGCTTCCTGCGCGGGCCGTATCACGGCGCGCTGCACAACATGCAGACCTACCTGATCATGAGCCATGACAACGCCAAGGGCCGCATGCTGCTCGACAACAAGGACCAGCTGCGCATCGACTGGCCTGGCGTCGGCGAACAGGAGAACGTCACCCTCGGCAACGAGCGGCTGCACCAGAGCACCAAGGCCCTGGGCGGGATCTGGGTCGAGAACCCGATCTGGACCAAGCTGCTCAAGCACAGCATCGTCTCGGTTCATCCCCTGGGCGGTTGCGTGATGGGCGAAGACGCGACGCAAGGGGTGGTCAACCACAAGGGGCAGGTGTTCAGCGGCGCCAGCGGCACCGATGTCTACCCGGGCCTGTACGTGACCGACGGTGCGGTGATCCCCACGTCCCTGGCGGTCAATCCGCTGCTGACCATTTCGGCGGTGAGCGAGCGCAACATGGGGCTGCTGGCGGCCGACCGTGGCTGGATCATCGACTACACGCTGCCCTCGGCCCCGCGCAAAGCGGTGGCGCCGCCGACCCTCGGCGTGCAGTTCACCGAAACCATGAAGGGCTACTTCTCCACGGCCTTCACCCAGGCCCAGGGCACCGATCTGAGCCTGTACGAAGCGGCGGCCAAGCGGGGCAAGGCCGACAACTCGCCCATCGAATTCACCCTGACCATCACCGCCGCCGACCTTAACCGCCTGATCAAGGAGCCGGAGCACGCCGCGACCCTGGTGGGCACCCTCGATGCACCGCTGCTCTCGCCGCAGCCGCTGGTCGCCAGCAATGGGGTGTTCAACCTGTTCGAGCAATACCAGGAGCAGGTCGGCGTGCGGCACATGAACTACGACATGAAGCTGACCGCCGAAGACGGCAGTGACTATTACTTCAGTGCCTTCAAGACCGTGCCCGAGGACAACGGCGTGCTGAACGTCTGGCACGACACCAGCACCCTGTACGTCACGCTCTATCGCGGGCCGGACAAGACCGGCGCGGTGATCGGCTCCGGGGTGATGCACATCCTGCCGGCCGATTTCGCCAAGCAGATGACCACCATGAAAGTGCTCAACGCCCGCAACGAGCGTGAGCGCGTGGAGGCATTGGCGCGGTTCGGAAAATTCTTTGCCGGGATCCTGTGGGAGAGCTACGGCGGTGTCTTCGCCGGCGATGTCTATTTCAACCCGGACGCGCCGCCCCGACTGAAACGGCCGCTGGATGCACCGGCGCCGGTGGTGCATTTCTTCCCGACCGACGACAACGTCGAGCTGCGCCTGACCCGTTACCAGGCCGGTACCAAAGGCCCGGTGATGTTGGTCCATGGCCTGGGCGTGGGCTCGAACATTTTCTCCACCGACACCATCCACACCAACCTGCTGGAATACCTCTGCAAGCACGAATACGACGTCTGGCTGCTGGATTTGCGCGTGAGCATTCTGCTGCCGGCCAGCAAGAACGAATGGAACGGCGACCAGGTGGCCCAGTACGATTTCAAGGCCGCCATCGAGCAGATCCAACAGGCGACCCTGGCCCGTGACGTGCAATGCGTGGTGCATTGCTATGGCGCGACGACCTTCTTCATGTCGATGCTGGCGGGCTTGCAAGGGGTGCGCTCGGTGGTCTGCTCGCAGATCGCCGCCGACACGGTGGTTGCCACCGCCACCGGGCTGAAGGCCGGTTTGCACTTGCCGGGGATGCTCGATGCTATCGGCATCAAGTCCCTCACGGCCTACGCCGACACCAAGGAAAGCTGGTTCAACAAACTTTACGATAAGGCCCTCAACGGCTATGCCCGGATCGAGGCCCAGGGCTATTGCACCAACCCGGTCTGCCATCGCATCACGTTCATGTACGCCTCGCTGTATCGCCACGACACCCTCAACGAAACCCTGCACGACAACCTGCATGAGTTGTTCGGCGAGTCGAACATCCAGACCTTCGAGCACCTGGCGCTGATCGTGCGCAAGGGGCACCTGGTGGACTTCAAGGGCAACGACGTCTACATGCCGCATTTCGATCGGTTGAAGTTGCCGATCTGCTTCATCAGCGGCGCCGACAACCAGTGCTACCTGCCGCAAAGCACCCTCAAGACCTACGAGCGACTGTGCGAGATGCACGGCCCGCAGTTGTTCAGCCGCCACGAAGTGCCGGGGTACGGCCACATCGACTGCATGTTCGGCAAGGACGCGGTGGTGAATGTGTATCCGATCATCCTTGAGCACTTGGAGAAGACCGCGCTCGGTTGA
- a CDS encoding GNAT family N-acetyltransferase, with protein sequence MEVEFRPALPTDAREIARLFRISSEGASDYIWSQLAEPGQDLLEVGAARYARENVDFSYQNCFVAQVDGRVVGMMHCYVTREDPLAAPVTDPVLAPYADMEVPDTLYISSLALHEGWRNKGLGVRFLELAQQRADQPALNGLSLIDYAANTGARRFYERHGFGIVKTCRVVPHPLIRVTGEAYLMHRP encoded by the coding sequence ATGGAAGTTGAATTTCGCCCGGCCTTGCCCACGGATGCACGGGAGATCGCCCGTCTGTTCCGGATTTCCTCAGAGGGTGCGTCGGATTACATCTGGAGCCAATTGGCAGAGCCAGGGCAGGACCTTCTGGAAGTGGGGGCCGCTCGTTATGCCCGAGAGAATGTCGATTTTTCCTACCAGAACTGTTTTGTCGCCCAGGTCGATGGCCGTGTCGTCGGCATGATGCACTGTTATGTGACCCGTGAGGATCCGCTGGCGGCGCCGGTGACCGATCCGGTCCTGGCGCCCTACGCCGACATGGAAGTGCCCGACACCCTCTATATCTCAAGCCTGGCCCTGCATGAAGGCTGGCGTAACAAGGGGCTCGGCGTGCGCTTTCTCGAGCTGGCGCAACAGCGTGCCGATCAGCCGGCGCTCAATGGCTTGAGCCTAATCGATTACGCCGCGAATACCGGCGCCCGGCGTTTTTATGAACGCCATGGCTTTGGCATCGTCAAAACCTGTCGGGTTGTCCCGCATCCACTGATTCGGGTGACGGGGGAGGCGTACCTCATGCATCGGCCTTGA
- the etfA gene encoding electron transfer flavoprotein subunit alpha has protein sequence MSDIIRRDPRAEWIARNRLHPLHAAMQPVQHSWMGPNGIIRKNVHGIGFIGPNGIKRIDRSGAQQGGASKRTAAVEVQLPLHQVPQPAFHICVVPDMVGGRLSSHDRDLLGLAHQLAGSDGAVLAVVFGEHKESAFATAGVDRLLVLEGEAFSGYAPEQRVQGLRAVDNQFNPRHWLLPDSRTGGGELGRRFAAALGERPATRVWQVKGEECIGRAGAGLQDLARPLARLILAAAECAEPVSETRHEALPVELSTSVARSLSRIEDLGAVAVDPGAIPMAEAEFIFSGGNGVKDWALFHQTAAALGATEGASRVAVDDGFMARDRQVGASGTWVTARVYVAVGISGAIQHLQGIGACDKVVAINLDPGCDMIKRADLSVIGDSAAILQALIAAVEAYRNEAKRDAA, from the coding sequence ATGAGCGACATCATCCGCCGCGACCCTCGCGCCGAGTGGATCGCCCGCAACCGTCTGCACCCGCTGCACGCGGCCATGCAACCGGTACAGCACAGCTGGATGGGGCCCAACGGCATCATCCGCAAGAACGTCCATGGCATCGGCTTCATTGGCCCCAACGGCATCAAACGGATTGATCGCAGCGGTGCCCAGCAGGGTGGCGCGAGCAAACGCACCGCTGCCGTTGAAGTGCAATTGCCGCTGCATCAAGTGCCGCAACCGGCGTTCCATATCTGCGTCGTTCCGGACATGGTCGGTGGCCGCCTCAGCAGCCACGACCGCGACCTGCTGGGCCTGGCCCATCAGTTGGCCGGCAGCGACGGCGCGGTGCTGGCCGTGGTGTTCGGCGAGCACAAGGAAAGTGCCTTCGCCACGGCGGGCGTCGACCGCTTGCTGGTGCTTGAGGGCGAGGCATTCAGCGGTTATGCACCGGAACAACGGGTGCAGGGCCTGCGGGCTGTGGATAACCAGTTCAACCCACGCCATTGGCTACTGCCCGACAGCCGCACCGGTGGCGGCGAACTGGGCCGACGCTTTGCCGCAGCCCTGGGCGAACGCCCAGCCACGCGGGTCTGGCAGGTCAAAGGCGAGGAGTGCATCGGCCGCGCCGGTGCGGGCCTGCAAGACTTGGCCCGACCGCTGGCGCGCTTGATCCTGGCGGCGGCCGAATGCGCCGAACCGGTCAGCGAAACCCGCCACGAAGCCTTGCCGGTGGAGTTATCCACAAGCGTGGCCCGCAGCTTGTCGCGTATCGAAGATCTTGGCGCGGTGGCGGTGGACCCGGGCGCGATCCCGATGGCCGAGGCCGAATTCATTTTCTCCGGCGGCAACGGGGTCAAGGACTGGGCGCTGTTCCACCAGACTGCCGCGGCCCTGGGCGCCACCGAAGGCGCTTCGCGGGTGGCGGTGGACGACGGCTTCATGGCCCGCGATCGCCAGGTCGGTGCGTCCGGCACCTGGGTCACGGCGCGGGTCTACGTGGCCGTGGGGATTTCCGGGGCGATCCAGCACCTGCAAGGCATTGGCGCTTGCGACAAGGTGGTGGCGATCAACCTCGACCCGGGCTGCGACATGATCAAACGGGCGGACCTGTCGGTGATCGGTGACAGCGCGGCGATTCTCCAGGCCTTGATCGCGGCGGTAGAGGCTTACCGCAACGAAGCCAAGCGCGATGCGGCTTAA
- the dgcB gene encoding dimethylglycine demethylation protein DgcB: MLNTLLPILLFAALGLAVLGALRRVNMWRRGRPAKVDLIGGLFAMPKRYMVDLHHVVARDKYIANTHVATAGGAVASVVLAILVHGFGLHNRFLGYALLLMSAVMFVGAIFVYLRRRNPPARLSKGPWMRLPKSLLAFSASFFLVTLPVAGILPENFGGWLVAAVLGVGVLWGVSELFFGMTWGGPMKHAFAGALHLAWHRRAERFGGGRSTGLKPLDLNDPAAPLGVEKPKDFTWNQLLGFDACVQCGKCEAACPAFAAGQPLNPKKLIQDMVVGLAGGTDAKFAGSPYPGKPVGEHGGNPHQPIVNGLVDAETLWSCTTCRACVEECPMMIEHVDAIVDMRRHLTLEKGATPNKGAEVLENLIATDNPGGFAPGGRMNWAADLNLNLLSEKKSTDVLFWVGDGAFDMRNQRTLRAFVKVLKAAKIDFAVLGLEERDSGDVARRLGDEATFQLLAKRNIQTLAKYSFNRIVTCDPHSFHVLKNEYGAFDGNYLVQHHSTYMAEIIDAGALNLGQHKGDSVTYHDPCYLGRYNGEYEAPRQVLRALGIEVKEMQRSGFRSRCCGGGGGAPITDIPGKQRIPDMRMEDIRETGAELVAVGCPQCTAMLEGVVEPRPMIKDIAELVADALLEDAAPSKPVTPAKREPAEVH, translated from the coding sequence ATGTTGAACACCCTTCTTCCAATCCTGCTGTTCGCTGCCCTGGGCCTTGCGGTCCTCGGCGCCTTGCGGCGGGTGAACATGTGGCGCCGGGGACGACCGGCCAAGGTCGACCTGATCGGCGGTCTCTTTGCCATGCCCAAGCGCTACATGGTGGATTTGCACCACGTGGTGGCGCGGGACAAATACATTGCCAACACCCACGTGGCCACGGCCGGTGGTGCGGTGGCGTCGGTGGTGCTGGCGATCCTGGTCCACGGGTTTGGCCTGCATAACCGCTTCCTCGGCTATGCGTTGCTGTTGATGTCGGCCGTGATGTTCGTCGGTGCGATCTTCGTCTACCTGCGTCGGCGCAATCCGCCCGCCCGGTTGTCCAAGGGCCCGTGGATGCGCCTGCCGAAAAGCCTGCTGGCCTTCTCGGCATCGTTCTTCCTGGTGACCTTGCCGGTGGCGGGCATCCTGCCGGAGAACTTCGGCGGTTGGCTGGTGGCGGCGGTCCTGGGTGTCGGTGTGTTGTGGGGCGTGTCGGAATTGTTCTTCGGCATGACCTGGGGCGGGCCGATGAAGCACGCCTTCGCCGGTGCCCTGCACTTGGCCTGGCACCGCCGTGCCGAGCGCTTTGGTGGCGGCCGTTCCACTGGCCTCAAGCCGCTGGACCTGAACGATCCCGCCGCGCCGCTGGGTGTGGAGAAACCCAAGGACTTCACCTGGAACCAACTGCTGGGCTTCGATGCCTGCGTGCAGTGCGGCAAGTGCGAAGCGGCCTGCCCGGCGTTCGCTGCCGGCCAGCCGTTAAACCCGAAAAAACTCATCCAGGACATGGTCGTCGGCCTGGCCGGCGGCACCGATGCGAAATTCGCCGGCAGCCCGTATCCGGGTAAACCGGTGGGCGAACACGGCGGCAACCCGCACCAGCCGATCGTCAACGGCCTGGTGGACGCCGAGACCTTGTGGTCCTGCACCACCTGCCGGGCGTGCGTCGAGGAATGCCCGATGATGATCGAGCACGTCGATGCCATCGTCGACATGCGCCGCCACCTGACCCTGGAAAAAGGCGCGACGCCGAACAAGGGCGCCGAGGTCTTGGAAAACCTCATCGCCACCGACAACCCTGGCGGCTTCGCCCCGGGTGGGCGGATGAACTGGGCGGCGGACCTGAACCTCAATCTGCTCAGCGAGAAGAAATCCACCGACGTGCTGTTCTGGGTCGGCGACGGTGCCTTCGACATGCGCAACCAGCGCACCTTGCGCGCCTTCGTCAAAGTGCTCAAGGCGGCGAAGATCGACTTTGCCGTGCTCGGCCTCGAAGAACGCGACAGCGGCGACGTGGCCCGGCGCCTGGGTGACGAAGCGACCTTCCAACTGCTGGCCAAACGCAACATCCAGACCCTGGCCAAATACAGCTTCAACCGCATCGTCACCTGTGACCCCCACAGCTTCCACGTGCTGAAAAACGAATACGGCGCCTTCGATGGCAACTACCTGGTGCAGCACCACAGCACCTACATGGCAGAGATCATCGACGCCGGTGCGCTGAACCTCGGCCAGCACAAGGGCGACAGCGTGACCTATCACGACCCGTGCTACCTGGGCCGCTACAACGGCGAATACGAGGCACCGCGCCAGGTGCTGCGTGCCCTGGGTATCGAGGTCAAGGAGATGCAGCGTTCCGGTTTCCGTTCGCGTTGCTGCGGCGGTGGCGGTGGTGCGCCGATCACTGACATTCCAGGCAAGCAGCGGATCCCCGACATGCGCATGGAAGACATCCGCGAAACCGGCGCCGAGTTGGTGGCCGTGGGTTGCCCACAGTGCACCGCGATGCTCGAAGGCGTGGTCGAACCGCGGCCGATGATCAAGGACATTGCCGAACTGGTGGCCGATGCGCTGCTGGAAGACGCGGCCCCGAGCAAGCCCGTGACCCCAGCCAAACGTGAACCCGCGGAGGTGCATTAA
- the dgcA gene encoding dimethylglycine demethylation protein DgcA: MAFEAMFQPIQIGKLTIRNRVLSTAHAEVYATDGGMTTDRYVKYYEEKAKGGIGLAICGGSSVVAIDSPQEWWSSVNLSTDRIIPHFQNLADAMHKHGAKIMIQITHMGRRSRWDGFNWPTLMSPSGVREPVHRATCKTIEPEEIWRVIGNYAQAARRAKAGGLDGVELSAVHQHMIDQFWSPRVNKRTDEWGGSFEGRMKFGLEVLKAVRAEVGDDFCVGMRLCGDEFHPDGLSHEDMKQIAKYYDDTGMLDFIGVVGSGCDTHNTLANVIPNMSYPPEPFLHLAAGIKEVVKVPVLHAQNIKDPNQATRILEGGYVDMVGMTRAHIADPHLIAKIKMGQIDQIKQCVGANYCIDRQYQGLDVLCIQNAATSREYMGVPHIIEKSTGPKRKVVVVGAGPAGMEAARVAAERGHDVTLFEKKEFIGGQITTASKAPQRDQIAGITRWFQLELARLKVDLRLGVAADAATIMDLRPDVVVLAVGGHPNVEQNEHWGAAEGLVVSSWDVLDGKVAPGKNVLVYDTICEFTGMSVADFLADKGSQVEIVTDDIKPGVAIGGTSFPTYYRSMYPKEVIMTGDMMLEKVYREGDKLVAVLENEYTGAKEERVVDQVVVENGVRPDEEIYYALKEGSRNKGQIDVEALFAIKPQPCLEQSSEGYLLFRIGDCVAQRNTHAAIYDALRLCKDF, from the coding sequence ATGGCTTTTGAAGCAATGTTCCAGCCGATCCAGATCGGCAAGCTGACCATCCGCAACCGCGTGCTCAGCACCGCGCACGCCGAGGTCTACGCCACCGACGGCGGCATGACCACCGACCGGTACGTGAAGTATTACGAAGAGAAGGCCAAGGGCGGCATCGGCCTGGCGATCTGCGGTGGCTCGTCGGTGGTTGCCATCGACAGCCCGCAGGAATGGTGGAGCTCGGTGAACCTGTCCACCGACCGCATCATCCCGCATTTCCAGAACCTGGCCGACGCCATGCACAAGCATGGCGCCAAGATCATGATCCAGATTACCCACATGGGCCGTCGCTCGCGCTGGGACGGTTTCAACTGGCCGACCCTGATGTCGCCGTCCGGCGTGCGTGAGCCGGTGCACCGTGCGACCTGCAAGACCATCGAACCGGAAGAAATCTGGCGGGTGATCGGCAACTACGCCCAGGCGGCACGGCGTGCGAAGGCCGGTGGCCTGGACGGCGTCGAGCTGTCCGCCGTGCACCAACACATGATCGACCAGTTCTGGAGCCCGCGGGTCAACAAGCGTACCGACGAATGGGGCGGCAGCTTCGAAGGCCGCATGAAATTCGGCCTGGAAGTGTTGAAGGCCGTGCGCGCCGAAGTGGGCGACGATTTCTGCGTGGGCATGCGCCTGTGCGGCGACGAGTTCCACCCGGACGGCTTGTCCCACGAGGACATGAAGCAGATCGCCAAGTATTACGACGACACCGGCATGCTGGATTTCATCGGCGTGGTGGGCTCGGGTTGCGACACCCACAACACCCTGGCCAACGTCATCCCGAACATGAGCTATCCACCGGAGCCGTTCCTGCACTTGGCCGCCGGTATCAAGGAAGTGGTCAAGGTCCCGGTGCTGCACGCGCAGAACATCAAGGACCCGAACCAGGCCACGCGGATCCTGGAGGGCGGTTACGTCGACATGGTCGGCATGACCCGCGCCCACATCGCGGACCCGCACCTGATCGCCAAGATCAAGATGGGCCAGATCGACCAGATCAAGCAATGCGTCGGCGCCAACTACTGCATCGACCGCCAGTACCAAGGCCTGGACGTGCTGTGCATCCAGAACGCCGCGACGTCCCGTGAATACATGGGCGTGCCGCACATCATCGAGAAGTCCACCGGGCCGAAACGCAAAGTGGTCGTCGTTGGTGCCGGCCCGGCCGGGATGGAAGCGGCACGTGTGGCCGCCGAACGTGGCCACGATGTGACCCTGTTCGAGAAGAAGGAATTCATTGGCGGGCAGATCACCACCGCCTCGAAAGCTCCGCAACGGGACCAGATCGCCGGTATCACCCGCTGGTTCCAGCTGGAGCTGGCGCGGCTGAAAGTCGATCTGCGCCTGGGCGTGGCGGCAGACGCGGCGACCATTATGGACCTGCGTCCGGACGTGGTTGTGCTGGCCGTCGGTGGGCATCCGAACGTGGAGCAGAACGAGCACTGGGGCGCCGCCGAAGGGCTGGTGGTCAGCAGCTGGGACGTGCTCGACGGCAAGGTTGCGCCGGGCAAGAACGTGTTGGTCTACGACACCATTTGTGAGTTCACCGGCATGTCGGTGGCCGACTTCCTCGCCGACAAAGGCAGCCAGGTCGAGATCGTCACCGACGACATCAAGCCGGGCGTGGCCATTGGCGGGACGTCGTTCCCCACCTACTACCGCAGCATGTACCCCAAGGAAGTGATCATGACCGGGGACATGATGCTGGAGAAGGTCTACCGCGAAGGCGACAAGTTGGTGGCGGTGTTGGAGAACGAATACACCGGTGCCAAGGAAGAACGCGTGGTGGACCAGGTGGTGGTGGAAAACGGCGTGCGGCCGGACGAAGAAATCTACTACGCGCTCAAGGAAGGTTCGCGCAACAAGGGTCAGATCGACGTTGAAGCCCTGTTCGCGATCAAGCCCCAGCCATGCCTGGAGCAGAGCAGCGAGGGCTACCTGCTGTTCCGCATCGGCGACTGCGTGGCCCAGCGTAATACCCACGCGGCCATCTACGACGCCCTGCGGTTGTGCAAGGATTTCTAA